Part of the Salvelinus fontinalis isolate EN_2023a unplaced genomic scaffold, ASM2944872v1 scaffold_2438, whole genome shotgun sequence genome is shown below.
CACAACtctttctgggtctctacttagtcttgagagttagactagtagatgacacaatGTACCATTTAAACACGTGGTTGTTACATCAGCAGTATttttcttgttatgtcagtcagtcactcaattagccatgtcagctaacatattCTTTACACAGTAGTTTTATATTGAAACAATGATGCAACATGATGACTGGTGTGGAACTGATGTGTGTAGAGGAGACTAAAGAGGATGATGTCATGAGCAGAGGGAAAACAGGTCTTACCTATGTGGACGATCTTATAGCCCTCCTCAGCTTCTCTCTGATAGGTTCTCTCGATCTTCTTGAGGTTCCTCTTCTCCCACTTCTTATTTATCCAGCCCACAGCTCTCCTTCGGATACTTTTATCAGGTGGGAGAATGTCCTCCTTGTCttcttccttttcctcctcctcctctaagtcACCCCTCTTGTAATTTTCAAGGAATTCCCTTCTTTCCTCTTccaccatctcctctcttctgtttgcctctattatctctctctctctgattaaaGCTAAATGGCCTTTAacggctctctttctctcctcctctctctcttcctctctctgcctctcctcctctcttagtCTGAACATTTCTTTCTGTCTAGCAATTTCAATCTCTTGTTTTTTATCCTGCTCCTCTTGTTGTCTTGccctctcctgttttctttccgtCTCCAGTCGtctttcctccttctccctcctgattTGTTGTCCTCTTTCTATGTGTTCTTGTTCCCCCTTCAACACTTCTAACCTTCTCTCTTTACGTCTATTGAAGACTTCCCGTGCTTTTGCTTTAACATTCACTACTACATGTTTCTTCATGCTTCCTTCCtttgctctctcttctctttccctgtaCTCTTCCTCTGCTTCCTTAATCACTTCATGCttgtcttccatctctctctcctcttctatctccaGTTCATTCTGTCCCTCAAtttcccccaaaatatttttCTGCCCCTCCTTTCTTTTTcctgcttcctccctctctctcatgatcatcttttctttctccatctctttctgttGCCGATCTTttaattccatctctctctgattctcattgtctttctccctttctttctccttctccgTTTGTTTTTGTCTCTCCTCTCGTTGTTGTCCTCTGTgtatctcttctatctctctctgtgtattgttctccctctctctttcctccttctccatgtcaatTTGCTTCTGTTTACATCGTTCTTCTTcattctctctttcaatctctctctgcctctcttcttctctttccatatttttctgtctcttctccattCTCTTCCTTttgatctctctctgtttctctttttcactccctctttcttcctcttccatctctatGTGCTTCTGTTtgtgtctctcctcttcttcttctctctccatctccttcttcttctcatcTTCTTGTTGTCTCTGTTTTGGTATTTTCTccattctctttctttctatctctttctgtTTGTTGTTCTCaccctccatcttctcctccaTGTCCATTTGGTTCTGTTTCCATTTATATTTGTCTGTTTCCATATTTTCTAATTCTATCAGCTGTTCCTTGATTTTCTTGAAGACTTCCTCCAATTCAGATGTCTTTTTGTCATTGATGAGGGCTGTTTccatttccatctctctctccactctatttTTCATCTCCTCTTCACTTCGTCTCCAAtcattttctctttctctgtctctatcaaatgttctctctggttcagtctcgTCTTTCAATCTAATGTCTTCTTTCATTCTCGCAACCTCTCTGTCTAACACTAGTACATTTTGGTTAACCTGTttcactctctcattctgtcttctATACGCTTCTTTCGCTCTTTCAAATTTGATTTTGTATTGAATCTCTTTTGTTGTCATATCTTTTTTcagtctctcaacctctctctctaactctttcaCCTTTCCGTTAACCAGTTTGACTTTCTCATTCTCTGCAATACgcatgtctctttctctttcaaatATGATTTCCTTTTcagtctctttcaatctctcaatctctccttctAACACTTTTATCGTTTCTTCTGCCTGTTTCACTTTCTTCTTCATTTCTTGTCTTTCCAATTCTGCttttctctccctttccatctccctttctttctctttttccctctctctttccctctctctttctgtctcaataGGTTTGTTGTTCCAGGCCAGTCTTGGTCGCTGATCCTCCATGACTTTCTGCCATAGCCTCAATCTCTCTATCTCTTGCTTAAATTGAAAAGGTTAAATTAGTGATAATCTATGACCAAGACATACTTTCAAAGCATTTGCAGAGAATGATACATAGAAATACAACTTAGACCTAGGTAATTAAATCAAACACTGAACAACATCAACAGCAGGGTCATTTTGATCAATTCATCTGGACAATTCATTGTCAATTAATGCATTGACATGGTTTGCAAAAATTATGCGACATTTTATGGAATCAATTATGTCCAAAATGTgtacaaatacaaacacacaactAGCTTGCCCATTCAGTTAGGGGTTTGAGAAATTCCCGTTGCAATTTAATGTTGCCTCTGATGTTTATGCTTGTAGAAATTACTCCTACAAATTATGTTTCACTAATGCAACTATTTACAACCTGCacagatacagttatcaacaacaacaacagtaatgacGTTGATAAGGAAGTGGATATTCAACCGGCAGAAGAAAGGCGTAGGGGTTGAGATAAATGATGGTTAGGTTTAGGACCTAGGGTTGGGTTATGGTAAAGGCTAGGTATAGTTTCAGtgaggttaaggtaagggttaacgtTTAGGAAAGGCATAAAAGTTAACATTGGGTTAGCATACTGCCGCCATTCATTTTCAGCCGGGTGAATATACACTGCCTTTTAATAATAACAATGACATGTCTTACGTGGGCCAGTTGTAGGTCCACCATCAGCAGCTCCAGCAGTTGTTTGAGTCTGTTGACTTCCTGCATTTTTCTCTGGTTCTCCCATTCTgtggctctctctgcctctctgcttctctctgtctcgctgcttctctctgcttctctctgtctctctgcctccctgtggctctctgcctccctcagtcTCAGGATCTCAGCCTTCCACTCTTTCATAATACCCCTTTctactcttcttctcctcctttcatcTTTCAAAAGGGCTCTGAGATGGTCTGTCTCAGACTGTAATTGTTCAATCATCTCGTCCTTCTCCGTTCCACCATTCCTCTTCTTCTTTTCCTCCTCCCAGAGGCACACTTGAAGTCTGTCCATCTCCTTCTTCTGATTTCGGATCGTTCGATCCTTCCCCCTCAACTCAAGCATGTGGGCTTCCTTCTCTGTACAGGTCTTCTTCTCTTCCCTCAGGAACTGAACCTCCATCTCTGCCTGCTTGTAGCTGGGTGCAAAGGAATGTCAACACATTATTTAGGAAGTGAACTCAGACAATTTACTACAATATTACAATAATAATGAAACTTCTGCTCAATTAAACTGCCTTTAATCACACAACTCACTCAACTGTGACTTACAGTATGTGAATGTGATGAGTTGACTGTCCATGATGGCCAGAGGTGGGTAAtgtgtagctctggtccagggcgttaaGTACAGCTTGCAGACACTGAGCCTTCCTTCAGCAAGCCGCACAtaatgccctggaccagagctaggttATGTGATGAATGACTTACAGACTGTTCCACATGATAGGAGGGGTTAAGAAGACAGTCCCAGTAGGAGACGGAGATCGTCCAGAAGAAGAAGAGGTGTCTATCTCCTCAGAGACTGCAGGAAAGGTCTACAAGTTTTATTTCTGGAAAATATAGAGATGCCTTCGTTCAGCAAcaatgtgtgtttctatgtttctgTCACTAGATGGTGCCATTGTACACAACATTTACTCACCAGGTCAGTGAATTCAGAAACAGCCTTCAGACTATAGTACTCAAGCTCTAGCCTACAACCCATCATGCATCAGCACGACTAATATAATAATACCTCATCACAACTTCATAATCACAGTACACCTGGATTGTGTTCACAAAGTGTTtcagggtaggagtgctgatctcggATCAGGTCCCCTCCTGTCCATCAAAACGGATTCAGTTTGATTTAAAAGACAAAACGGATTATTGATCAGCACTCCTTCTATGAGACTTTGTGAATATGAGCCTATGTGAAAGAACCTTTCTGGCATATGCTGGCTAGacagtacacagacagacagacggataaGTCAacaagacaaacagacagaaGAGTAAATACAGATGGATTGATTGAAAGCAACAGAAAAAAACAATTCCATAATTAATAATTGTATTTTATAAGGCTAGCTAGATAATGGCataaaaaatatttcaaatacattAACGTTCACTTTCGCATGTGTTATCTTACCATGACAGAATTATAAGTTAAGTAGGCTAGCGGAGGATTAATGTATTGTAatcttttgtaaatatttgactcACCTCAAATCCCACTTGTCAAACAGCAGTTTTAGTGTGGAACCGAACAACATCTTCCGCATTAACTTTCTCTGTTCTGGAACTGTATTGTTGCGTCATTTGGAACGCTTGAGCGTCATAATCCGTTCACCGGCGCCTGCTTGATTGACAGCTAGGGGTTCTCCTGCGCATCAGTGTCCAAAAGTCGATATGGTTTAGCTACTCATAATTGATCAAGACACAAAATAATAACAGGACAGCCATAACTGTACAGACAAACATACAATCACAACAATTCCAATGAATTATAACCTCTTATTAGTTGGTCCCTGTGACAGTCAAATCCCAATAACCGCCTGCCTGTTGATTGTGGTGCTCTGTTTGGATCTAACCTCTCCGCTGTAGTAGTGATGGGCTTTCTGAGTCTATTCGGTGAGCCGGCACATTTGGCTCCGTTCAAGTAAAAGAGCGGGTTCATTTAGCTCATAAACGGATCTACCTTTAAAATGCTTAAAATAAATCTAGAACAATGAAAAAATTGCAAATATTCAATGTAAAAGCCAAAAGGTAGGCTACCATTAAGTCAGATCGTGAAATGCGCGTAAAAAATGAAGCATTCGTTTATAAGCATGAAATAAATCCTCGTGGACCAGATTGACCCGCTCTCCCCACTATTTATTGTTTCTGCAGtgagtattcaccccctttagaTAATGATGTTGTAACTTATCGGTAGAAAAACGTTGTTCTGAGCTCAACAAGCACTAGTAGCAGTATGCAaatcagagagacagatgaatgGCTCTTTCACCGATGCGGTTCGGTTCCAGACGTTCAACAAAAAGATCAGTTCAAAAAGATCCGTTCGTTCGTGAACGACACATCACCACGCTGTAGTTCTCCGCCATTGCGTACCGTCAGCTGGAGGAGCGTTCGTCCAACTTCTCATCCAAGTAAATGACAGCAGCGCATCATCCCTCCGCTGAACTCCCAAGGGACTGCGAGGATAGTTTACGATGCAACAAGCGTTTGGGGAGTACATTCATTGAAACGCAATGAGTGTTTGTAAATTCTTGAGGGTCTCTTGCTCCAGGGGAAATCTCAGCAGCGATGTCTCTGCTGTGCGTCAGAAGTAGGATATTTTTCTTCTTCGCTATGCTTATTATACTGTACATATCTGTCACATTAATGACATTGCACTCAGGAAAGTTGTCTGTCGGCTATTGGGGAGATGCGCATAGCCCGTTGAGTTGTCACCTAGTGAGATCACTCtgttataacacactgtctgtctgtctgtctgtctgtctgtctgtctgtctgtctgtctgtctgtctgtctgtctgtctgtctgtctgtctgtctgtctgtctgtctgtctgtctgtctgtctgtctgtctgtctgtctgtctgtctgtctgtctgtctgtctgtctgtctgtctgtctgtctgtctgtctgtctgtctgtctgtctgtctgtctgtctgtctgtctgtctgtctgtctgtctgtctgtctgtctgtctgtctgtctgtctgtctgtctgtctgtctgtctgtctgtctgtctgtctgtctgtctgtctgtctgtctgtctgtctgtctgtctgtctgtctgtctgtctgtctgtctgtctgtctgtctgtctgtctgtgagaagAGACTCACCTTGTCACCTAGTGAGATCACTCtgttataacacactgtctatctgtctgtcagggctctggtcttaagtagagtattatatagggaatagggccctagtctaaagtagaggattatatagggaatatggccctggtctacagtagagtattatatagggaatagggccctagtctaaagtagaggattatatagggaatatggccctggtctacagtagagtattatatagggaatagggccctggtctaaagtagaggattatatagggaatagggccctggtctaaagtagagtatgatacagggaatatggccctggtctacagtagagtattatatagggaatagggctctggtctaaagtagagtattatatagggaatggggccctggtctaaagtagagtattatatagggaatagggcactcgtctacagtagagtataatatagggaattgtgccctggtctacagtagagtatt
Proteins encoded:
- the LOC129850896 gene encoding trichohyalin-like → MEDQRPRLAWNNKPIETEREREREREKEKEREMERERKAELERQEMKKKVKQAEETIKVLEGEIERLKETEKEIIFERERDMRIAENEKVKLVNGKVKELEREVERLKKDMTTKEIQYKIKFERAKEAYRRQNERVKQVNQNVLVLDREVARMKEDIRLKDETEPERTFDRDRERENDWRRSEEEMKNRVEREMEMETALINDKKTSELEEVFKKIKEQLIELENMETDKYKWKQNQMDMEEKMEGENNKQKEIERKRMEKIPKQRQQEDEKKKEMEREEEEERHKQKHIEMEEEERGSEKEKQREIKRKRMEKRQKNMEREEERQREIERENEEERCKQKQIDMEKEERERENNTQREIEEIHRGQQREERQKQTEKEKEREKDNENQREMELKDRQQKEMEKEKMIMREREEAGKRKEGQKNILGEIEGQNELEIEEEREMEDKHEVIKEAEEEYREREERAKEGSMKKHVVVNVKAKAREVFNRRKERRLEVLKGEQEHIERGQQIRREKEERRLETERKQERARQQEEQDKKQEIEIARQKEMFRLREEERQREEEREEERKRAVKGHLALIREREIIEANRREEMVEEERREFLENYKRGDLEEEEEKEEDKEDILPPDKSIRRRAVGWINKKWEKRNLKKIERTYQREAEEGYKIVHIGKTCFPSAHDIILFSLLYTHQFHTSHHVASLFQYKTTV